One stretch of Labrenzia sp. CE80 DNA includes these proteins:
- a CDS encoding MucR family transcriptional regulator: MTDSPVDTNLIDLTADIVSAYVSNNTVASTDLPNLINEVYGALQRTSTASHEPEPEPLKPAVPVKKSVMADYIICLEDGKKFKSLKRHLRTHYDMTPEEYREKWDLPADYPMVAPNYAAARSELAKKMGLGQQRKRSK, translated from the coding sequence ATGACTGATAGTCCGGTGGATACCAACCTTATTGACCTGACCGCTGATATTGTTTCTGCATATGTCAGTAACAATACCGTGGCTTCTACAGACCTGCCGAATCTGATCAATGAGGTTTATGGTGCCCTTCAGCGCACATCCACAGCCTCTCATGAGCCAGAGCCAGAGCCACTCAAGCCGGCAGTTCCGGTGAAGAAGTCGGTCATGGCCGACTACATCATCTGCCTGGAAGATGGCAAGAAGTTCAAGTCGCTCAAGCGGCACCTGCGCACCCATTACGATATGACTCCGGAAGAGTACCGCGAAAAGTGGGACCTGCCGGCCGACTATCCGATGGTTGCTCCCAACTATGCTGCAGCTCGTTCCGAGCTTGCCAAAAAGATGGGTCTTGGCCAGCAGCGCAAG
- the mnhG gene encoding monovalent cation/H(+) antiporter subunit G, which yields MTAAIDIIVGLMLVAGALFALVASVGLLRLNDLYMRMHAASKAGTLGSGMMLLALAVYAGDLGVVTRAVAGVVFFLLTAPVSAHLLAKAAYAVGYRPCADTKIDALKGVLGPDR from the coding sequence ATGACAGCCGCGATCGACATTATTGTGGGCTTGATGCTGGTGGCGGGCGCCTTGTTTGCGCTTGTTGCCTCGGTCGGTCTTCTGCGCCTGAATGACCTTTACATGCGTATGCATGCCGCCTCTAAGGCCGGAACACTCGGCTCAGGCATGATGCTGCTGGCGCTGGCTGTTTATGCGGGGGATCTCGGTGTGGTTACGCGCGCTGTCGCCGGTGTGGTGTTCTTTCTGCTGACCGCCCCGGTTTCGGCGCATTTGCTGGCGAAAGCTGCATATGCAGTCGGGTATCGGCCTTGTGCTGACACCAAAATTGATGCACTCAAGGGTGTACTTGGTCCGGATAGGTGA
- a CDS encoding cation:proton antiporter, whose product MTPIAAFAENFLDVCVHISLAVLTISFLLIVYRTVRGPTLPDRVIALDMLVAVGIGFIAAIGVLTDYYLYIDIAITLGLVGFLATVAFARFVLNRGSAGDETIMQEVEESVQRREAGQ is encoded by the coding sequence ATGACACCCATTGCGGCCTTTGCCGAAAACTTTCTGGACGTGTGTGTGCACATCTCGCTGGCGGTTCTCACCATATCGTTCCTGCTGATTGTCTACCGGACGGTGCGCGGTCCGACCCTGCCTGACCGGGTCATTGCCCTCGACATGCTGGTCGCGGTCGGCATCGGCTTTATCGCGGCCATCGGCGTGCTCACAGATTATTATCTCTATATCGACATCGCCATCACCCTTGGTCTTGTCGGCTTCCTTGCCACCGTTGCCTTTGCCCGCTTCGTCCTGAACAGGGGCAGCGCCGGCGATGAGACGATCATGCAGGAAGTTGAGGAAAGCGTTCAGCGCAGGGAGGCCGGTCAATGA
- a CDS encoding Na+/H+ antiporter subunit E, which yields MTGLFLINILMALAWGAVSGSFTVVNLMFGFVLSTGALYLIREQVGTGSYFNRAGKAIGLALLFIYELALSAWRVALIVMRPNMNLQPGIIAYPLTVDQDFEITMLANLITLTPGTLSVDVSEDRKTLYVHCIDVPDPQATIDDIKNGFERKILEVFR from the coding sequence ATGACCGGCTTGTTCCTCATCAACATCCTGATGGCGCTGGCTTGGGGTGCCGTGTCGGGAAGCTTTACCGTCGTCAACTTGATGTTCGGCTTCGTCCTGTCGACAGGCGCCCTCTACCTGATCCGCGAGCAGGTCGGGACCGGGAGCTATTTCAACCGGGCAGGCAAGGCGATTGGCCTGGCACTTCTCTTTATCTACGAGCTGGCTCTTTCCGCCTGGCGCGTAGCACTTATTGTCATGCGGCCAAACATGAACCTGCAGCCGGGAATCATTGCTTATCCGCTGACGGTCGACCAGGACTTCGAGATCACGATGCTGGCCAACCTGATCACGCTGACCCCGGGAACCCTGTCGGTGGACGTCTCGGAAGACCGCAAGACGCTTTATGTTCATTGTATCGATGTGCCGGACCCGCAGGCGACGATCGACGACATCAAAAACGGGTTTGAACGCAAGATCCTGGAGGTGTTCCGATGA
- a CDS encoding Na+/H+ antiporter subunit D — protein sequence MAGSSVSVDISQAMAVAPVSAGDWLIVAPSILTLLGGSLCLMTRKNTQAQPKIGLIFMVLLVAANIGLLARVLDKGVITMVMGNWLPPFGIAFTADALGVTLSTIASIVALCAAIYGSATIDNTGRRYGFYPFLLLLMTGVSGAFLTGDVFNLYVWFEVLLISSYGLLVLGNDRPQLDGSVKYGILNLIGTNLFLIATGLLYGMFGTLNMADLATKVAALENGASGTLATIAALYLLAFAMKAAAFPVNFWLPASYHTPNIVVSAVFAGLLTKVGVYALIRVFVLILPGSRAYMADLIALVAMGTMLSGAMGALAQGEVRRILGYLVIAGIGSMLAGVAVGSTLAISGAIFYAVHSIIVMTALYMAAGVMMLMGGSYRLRELGGLYQASPAFAAVFLVLGFAVSGLPPFSGFWPKVMLVDAALGDGRNWLAGVILLSGFLTTLAVGRIWIFAFWRGGPEGTADGTSTVRISPIGQLGSASFWLPIGILTALVVYFGLQPEWMLQVVSRGASGVVEPLGYVRSVFGGL from the coding sequence ATGGCCGGTTCCTCCGTTTCCGTTGATATCTCACAGGCCATGGCCGTCGCTCCGGTCTCCGCGGGCGACTGGCTGATTGTCGCACCGTCGATCCTGACGCTGCTTGGCGGCTCGCTGTGTCTGATGACCCGCAAGAACACGCAGGCTCAGCCCAAGATCGGTCTGATCTTCATGGTTCTGCTGGTCGCTGCCAACATTGGCCTGCTCGCGCGCGTTCTGGACAAGGGCGTGATCACCATGGTCATGGGCAACTGGCTGCCGCCATTCGGAATTGCCTTTACCGCCGATGCGCTGGGTGTAACGCTCTCGACCATTGCTTCGATTGTTGCGCTCTGCGCGGCGATTTACGGCAGTGCCACCATCGACAACACAGGTCGCCGCTACGGTTTCTATCCGTTCCTGCTGCTTTTGATGACGGGTGTCTCAGGTGCCTTCCTGACAGGCGACGTCTTCAACCTCTACGTCTGGTTTGAAGTCCTCCTGATTTCTTCCTATGGACTTCTGGTTCTGGGCAATGACAGGCCACAGCTGGACGGGTCGGTCAAATACGGCATCCTCAACCTGATCGGCACAAACCTGTTCTTGATCGCGACCGGCCTTCTCTACGGCATGTTCGGCACGCTCAACATGGCGGATCTGGCAACCAAGGTTGCCGCGCTTGAAAATGGCGCGTCCGGTACGTTGGCAACGATTGCCGCGCTGTATCTGTTGGCCTTTGCCATGAAGGCAGCGGCGTTCCCTGTGAATTTCTGGCTGCCGGCCTCTTATCATACGCCGAACATTGTCGTGTCTGCGGTCTTTGCCGGTCTTTTGACCAAGGTGGGCGTTTATGCGCTGATCCGCGTCTTCGTTCTGATCTTGCCGGGGTCCAGAGCCTATATGGCTGACCTGATTGCGCTGGTCGCCATGGGCACGATGCTGTCCGGTGCCATGGGCGCCTTGGCACAGGGTGAAGTTCGCCGGATCCTTGGCTACCTCGTGATCGCCGGCATCGGCTCAATGCTCGCGGGCGTCGCGGTCGGCTCGACCCTCGCCATCTCCGGTGCGATTTTCTACGCCGTGCATTCCATCATCGTGATGACTGCACTCTACATGGCTGCAGGTGTGATGATGCTGATGGGCGGATCCTACCGTCTTCGGGAGTTGGGTGGCCTCTATCAGGCGAGCCCCGCTTTCGCTGCTGTCTTCCTCGTGCTCGGATTTGCCGTTTCCGGCCTGCCGCCGTTCTCCGGCTTCTGGCCGAAGGTCATGCTCGTGGATGCAGCTCTCGGCGATGGTCGCAACTGGCTTGCAGGTGTCATCCTGTTGTCCGGTTTCCTGACGACACTCGCCGTCGGCCGAATTTGGATTTTCGCATTCTGGCGCGGCGGGCCGGAAGGAACGGCGGACGGAACTTCAACGGTCCGGATCAGTCCAATCGGCCAACTTGGCTCCGCATCGTTCTGGCTCCCGATCGGCATTCTGACGGCCCTTGTGGTTTATTTCGGCTTGCAGCCAGAATGGATGCTGCAGGTTGTCTCGCGCGGAGCAAGCGGTGTTGTCGAGCCCCTTGGCTATGTCCGCTCTGTTTTCGGAGGTCTCTAG
- a CDS encoding Na+/H+ antiporter subunit C: METGLSILIGLFFTVSVYLMLSKELVRMLLGIAILGNAVNLLIFTAGRLTREVPPLIPEDLYTPAVQTANPLPQALVLTAIVISFSFLAFLLVLAFRAYQELGTDDANEMRVAEPADEQAPPQGY; encoded by the coding sequence ATGGAAACCGGTCTTTCGATCCTCATCGGCCTGTTCTTCACCGTATCAGTCTATTTGATGCTGTCGAAGGAGCTGGTTCGGATGCTTCTGGGCATTGCCATCCTGGGAAACGCGGTCAACTTGCTGATCTTCACAGCCGGGCGTTTGACCCGTGAGGTGCCGCCGCTGATCCCCGAAGATCTCTATACACCGGCCGTTCAGACCGCGAACCCCTTGCCGCAGGCGCTCGTGCTGACAGCCATCGTGATTTCCTTTTCCTTCCTCGCGTTTCTTCTGGTGCTGGCTTTCCGGGCCTACCAGGAGCTGGGCACAGATGACGCCAACGAAATGCGCGTCGCAGAGCCCGCCGACGAACAAGCTCCCCCGCAAGGATACTGA
- a CDS encoding Na+/H+ antiporter subunit B has translation MRTIIFRTIAPYLAALMILFSVFVLLRGHNEPGGGFIGGLIAASALAIYGIACGVASVRRAIVFHPMSISAFGLFIAVLAGLPSLFLKQSFMTSQWLSFRFFDVNVDLSTPMLFDIGVYFVVVGSIASIALALEERESD, from the coding sequence ATGCGCACGATTATTTTCCGCACCATCGCGCCTTATCTGGCTGCGCTGATGATCTTGTTTTCGGTCTTCGTGCTTTTGCGCGGCCACAATGAGCCTGGTGGCGGTTTCATCGGAGGCCTGATCGCGGCCTCTGCGCTGGCGATCTACGGCATCGCCTGTGGCGTTGCATCGGTGCGCCGCGCCATTGTGTTCCACCCGATGAGCATTTCGGCCTTTGGCCTGTTCATCGCGGTTCTCGCAGGCCTGCCGTCTCTTTTCCTGAAGCAGTCCTTCATGACCAGCCAGTGGCTTTCGTTCCGCTTCTTTGACGTCAACGTGGATCTCTCGACACCAATGCTGTTCGACATCGGGGTCTACTTTGTCGTGGTGGGCTCAATAGCCTCAATTGCACTGGCCCTGGAAGAAAGGGAGAGCGACTGA
- a CDS encoding putative monovalent cation/H+ antiporter subunit A, which yields MTTAVIDTTILAVLAPFAAAVVAPFATKIFKQNAAWILALVPAWIFYHFAGYIGPVSHGESFTPAVEWAPSYGINLSFYIDGLSTLFALLISGIGTFIILYAGGYLNGHPQQGRFFSFLFLFMGAMLGLVTGNNLITLFIFWELTSITSFLLIGFDHLRAASRRAALQALVVTGGGGLSLLAAFILIIGATGEIEMSALLSSPDVIKNSGLYLPIFILVLGGAFTKSAQFPFHFWLPNAMEAPTPVSAFLHSATMVKAGVYLLMRMHPLLGDTELWTTVLPIFGGVTLLVGTILAVRQTDLKLMLAYTTVASLGLLVMLVGTSWEKALEGAVLYLLAHSLFKGALFMVAGIIDHETGTRDVTKLGGLRGAMPITFAAACLAALSMSGLPPFIGFIAKEVLYEGTWEMGAGSLLVTGTALLGNSLMLVIAAAVAIKPFFGPAVETPKHAHEGPVLLFAGPLVLSLAGFAAAFFAHQTGELFIGPMLSSLTGQSAHVDLHLIPAYISAPLILSVLTGVLGVVLYLQLARLRALVASVLAAIGWGPDKGFDQFVAGIVSLSTAVTRLVQGGRMQTYMMLTFGVTAAAVLVPAFLTDGLPSMPAMPDYAFYEWGILGIAFLGLVAVLVAKTRLTAIVSLGIQGFAVAVIFMLFGAPDLSFTQFMVETLSVVILALVMTRLNLSPRDHRPAGAVLVTGAISAGVGAGIALTLMAITQQPFDSRLSEFFTAYSRTIAHGRNIVNVIIVDFRGFDTLGEIAVVVLAGLCVLALIRVRTKPEVKVDEDASAEALAKRVEAS from the coding sequence CCTGGATCCTGGCATTGGTGCCCGCCTGGATTTTCTACCATTTCGCTGGATACATCGGTCCGGTTTCCCATGGCGAAAGCTTCACGCCCGCCGTCGAATGGGCTCCAAGCTACGGCATCAATCTATCCTTCTACATTGATGGGCTGTCGACGCTCTTTGCCCTGCTCATTTCCGGCATCGGCACCTTCATTATTTTATATGCCGGTGGCTATCTGAACGGTCATCCGCAGCAGGGCCGCTTCTTCTCTTTCCTGTTCCTGTTCATGGGCGCAATGCTCGGGCTGGTGACCGGCAACAATCTGATCACGCTCTTCATCTTCTGGGAGCTGACCTCGATCACTTCCTTCCTGCTGATCGGTTTCGACCATCTGCGCGCCGCCTCCCGCCGTGCTGCGCTGCAGGCGCTCGTGGTGACCGGCGGCGGCGGACTGTCGCTTCTCGCAGCGTTCATCCTGATCATCGGTGCGACCGGTGAGATCGAGATGTCCGCGCTTTTGTCGAGCCCGGATGTGATCAAGAACAGCGGTCTTTACCTGCCGATCTTCATTCTGGTTCTGGGCGGTGCCTTCACCAAGTCGGCGCAGTTCCCGTTCCATTTCTGGCTGCCGAACGCCATGGAAGCCCCGACGCCGGTATCCGCGTTCCTGCATTCCGCCACAATGGTCAAGGCCGGTGTCTATCTCTTGATGCGCATGCATCCGCTGCTGGGAGACACCGAACTCTGGACCACGGTCCTGCCGATCTTTGGCGGGGTGACGCTTCTAGTCGGCACGATCCTGGCGGTTCGCCAAACTGATCTGAAGCTGATGCTGGCCTATACGACCGTCGCCTCTCTGGGGCTGCTGGTGATGCTGGTCGGTACCAGCTGGGAAAAGGCGCTCGAGGGCGCAGTGCTTTACCTGCTGGCGCATTCTCTCTTCAAGGGCGCGCTGTTCATGGTCGCCGGCATCATCGATCACGAGACAGGGACCCGCGACGTGACCAAGCTCGGCGGCTTGCGCGGCGCCATGCCGATTACATTCGCCGCAGCTTGCCTTGCCGCCCTGTCCATGTCCGGCCTGCCGCCTTTCATCGGCTTCATCGCAAAGGAAGTCCTTTATGAGGGCACCTGGGAAATGGGCGCTGGCTCGCTGCTCGTCACCGGGACGGCGCTTCTCGGCAACTCGCTCATGCTGGTGATTGCCGCTGCCGTCGCGATCAAGCCGTTCTTTGGGCCGGCGGTCGAAACCCCGAAACATGCGCATGAAGGCCCCGTCCTGCTGTTTGCCGGTCCGCTGGTGCTGTCGCTGGCCGGGTTTGCAGCTGCGTTCTTCGCCCATCAGACAGGTGAGCTCTTTATCGGGCCTATGTTGTCTTCCCTGACGGGTCAGAGCGCTCATGTCGACCTGCATCTGATCCCGGCATACATCAGCGCCCCGCTGATCCTGTCGGTCCTCACGGGCGTGCTCGGTGTTGTTCTCTATCTTCAGCTCGCGCGCCTCCGGGCATTGGTCGCGAGTGTGCTTGCAGCAATCGGCTGGGGTCCGGACAAGGGCTTCGACCAGTTCGTCGCCGGCATTGTCTCCCTTTCGACGGCAGTGACGCGTCTGGTTCAGGGTGGCAGGATGCAGACCTACATGATGCTTACATTCGGCGTCACGGCGGCTGCGGTGCTGGTTCCCGCCTTCCTGACCGATGGTCTGCCGTCCATGCCCGCCATGCCTGACTATGCCTTCTATGAATGGGGCATCCTGGGCATCGCCTTCCTGGGACTGGTCGCGGTGCTTGTCGCCAAGACCCGGCTGACGGCCATCGTATCCCTCGGAATTCAAGGCTTTGCCGTTGCGGTCATCTTCATGCTCTTCGGAGCGCCGGACTTGAGCTTCACCCAGTTCATGGTTGAAACCCTGTCCGTGGTCATTCTGGCTCTCGTCATGACGCGGCTCAACCTGTCGCCGCGCGATCATCGCCCGGCCGGTGCCGTGCTGGTGACCGGCGCGATTTCCGCAGGCGTTGGGGCGGGCATTGCCCTGACTTTGATGGCGATCACCCAGCAGCCATTCGACAGCCGCCTGTCCGAATTCTTCACGGCTTACAGCCGGACAATCGCCCATGGCCGGAACATCGTGAACGTCATCATCGTCGATTTCCGCGGCTTTGACACGTTGGGCGAGATCGCGGTGGTCGTGCTGGCCGGACTTTGTGTCCTTGCGCTGATCCGGGTGCGTACCAAGCCCGAGGTCAAGGTGGACGAGGATGCCAGTGCGGAAGCGCTGGCCAAACGGGTGGAGGCAAGCTGA